A window from Setaria italica strain Yugu1 chromosome VIII, Setaria_italica_v2.0, whole genome shotgun sequence encodes these proteins:
- the LOC101753223 gene encoding fibrous sheath CABYR-binding protein-like: protein MCSAAPRGLALQLAPKKALRWSSSSGGRTAVPPAASGGVPGEAADPSAGAAPMMAAGGVTAASVAGVGADPTQPSIPPVAPTAQGAIPPGSWGEEVIDLDADEAEETAATGGRADAPAAVAGLAAEGTPAPESAAAEAMVTEAGTSAPITPAEVAPAAEAEGPAGGTPARTEEPPQVAAAAEAEGPAGIPPAAFAATRVQALQECSWGKSDFLRLERGLWESFNMERERTRDLSLQVTTAQGVIRDLQRREGAALEEARRSEAKLQAVVEKARLDYEEFQAIAERARRDTEELQAAAERKTVERIRRERHKAFQDRDAEKAKKEEAEKVAADLSAETGHLRSQVQGLQSAVSQGADRERDLKAWADGYVADYTEAELDEIDVAVSAPAEALAKLLEDEVLPPADPSSS, encoded by the exons ATGTGTAGCGCCGCTCCTCGTGGCCTtgccctgcagctggcgccTAAGAAGGCGTTGCGGTGGTCATCCTCCTCTGGGGGGCGAACCGCggtcccgcccgcggcgagcggcggggtccctggtgaggccgcGGATCCCTCCGCGGGGGCAGCCCCTATGATGGCGGCTGGCGGGGTGACGGCGGCGTCGGTCGCGGGAGTGGGAGCGGACCCCACTCAGCCTTCGATTCCCCCGGTCGCCCCCACAGCGCAGGGCGCGATCCCCCCGGGTTCTTGGGGcgaggaggtgatcgaccttgacgccgacgaggcggaggagacggCAGCGACGGGAGGTAGGGCGGATGCtcccgcggccgtggcgggatTGGCGGCGGAGGGAACGCCTGCCCCCGAaagtgcggcggcggaggcaatggtgacggaggcggggacctcCGCCCCGATTACCCCCGCGGAagtggctccggcggcggaggcggaggggcccgcCGGGGGGACTCCGGCAAGGACGGAGGAGCCTCCCCaggtggctgcggcggcggaggcggaggggcccgcTGGGATACCGCCGGCAGCCTTCGCGGCGACGAGAGTGCAG GCCCTCCAAGAGTGCAGttgggggaaatctgatttcctccgacTGGAGCGAGGTCTCTGGGAGAGCTTCAACATGgagagggagcgcaccagggacCTGTCCCTGCAAGTCACTAccgcccagggggtcattcgtgacctgcaaaGGCGTGAGGGAGCGGCgttggaggaggcgcggcgatcggaggccaagctccaggccGTCGTCGAGAAAGCCCGCCTCGACtacgaggagttccaggctattgctgagagggcccgccgcgacACCGAGGAACTTCAAGCTGCcgctgagagg aagaccgtcgagcgcatccggcgcgagcggcacAAGGCCTTCCAGGACCGGGACGCCGAGAAGGCCAAGAAagaggaggccgagaaggtggcggctgACCTTAGCGCGGAGACCGGTCACCTTCGCTCGCAAGTGCAGGGACTCCAGTCCGCCGTGTCTCAAGGagccgaccgggagcgcgaTTTGAAGGCCTGGGCCGATG gGTACGTCGCCGATTACACCGAagctgagctggacgagattgatgTAGCGGTGTCTGCGCCGGCGGAGGctctcgcgaagctcctggaggatgaagtcCTCCCTCCTGCTGACCCCTCGTCAagttag